One Arcobacter sp. FWKO B genomic window, TAATAAGTACAAATTAAAGATATTTCGGAGTATTCAATGTCACAAGTTCCACAATTTACCCATCTTCATCTACATACTGAGTATTCTTTACTTGATGGTGCAAACAAAATAAAAGAGTTGGCAAAAAAAGTCAAAGAGTATGGAATGAATAGTGTAGCAATGACAGATCATGGAAATATGTTTGGAGCTATTGATTTTTATAAAACAATGAAAAGTAATGGCATAAAGCCAATAATTGGAATGGAAGCTTATTTGCACAATAATAGTGAGCTAGATGATAAAAGTACCAAGCAAAGATTTCATTTATGTTTGTATGCCAAAGATTTTGAAGGGTATCAAAATTTAATGTATCTAAGTTCACAAGCTTATTTAAATGGCTTTTACTATTATCCTAGAATTAATAAAAAATTACTAAAAGAACATAGTAAAGGTTTGATATGTAGTGCAGCTTGTTTACAAGGTGAGATTAATTGGCACTTAAATCTTGCAAATGAAAGAAATGTAAAATTTGGTGCAAAAGGGTATGATAGAGCCAAAGAGATAGCACTTGAGTATAAAGAAATCTTTGGTGAAGACTTTTACCTTGAAATAATGAGACATGGCATAGGTGACCAACATTTTGTAGATGAACAAATAATAAGACTTTCTCATGAAACTGGAATAAAAATAGTAGCTACAAATGATACACACTATTTAAGGGCTGATGATGCACAACCTCATGAGGCTTTTATGTGTATAGCAATGAATAAATCTTTTGATGACCCAAATCGTTTAAAACACTCTGTACATGAGTTTTACCTAAAAACGCCACAAGAGATAGCAAAACTTTATGCTGATATTCCAGAAGCTATACACAATACTCAAGAAATAGTAAATAAGTGTAATTTAGAGTTAAAGTTAGGTGATCCAACTCCACCAAATTTTAAATTTACTAGAGATTTTGCCAAAGAGTATAATTTAGAACTCCCTGAAAATGAAGTTGAATATTCACTTGAAAATGATAAAGTGTTATTTATTTATGAGTGTAAAAAGGGGCTTGAAGAGAGACTTTTACTTGTAGATGAGAATCAACATGAAGAATATAGACAAAGATTACAAACAGAAATTGATATTATTAATAATATGAAATTTCCTGGATATATGCTTATAGTTTGGGATTTTGTGAGAGTTGCTAAAGAATTGGGTATTCCTGTTGGGCCAGGCAGGGGGAGTGCTGCTGGAAGTTTAGTAGCTTATGCATTAAAAATCACAGACATTGATCCTATGAAGTATGATTTGCTTTTTGAGAGGTTTCTAAATCCAGAGAGGGTGTCAATGCCCGATATTGATATGGACTTTTGTCAAGCTCGTCGTCAAGAGGTAATAGATTATGTTGTACAAAAATATGGAAGGGTGAATGTTGCTCAAATTATAACTTTTGGTAAATTACTTGCAAAAGGTGTTATTAGAGATGTTGCGAGAGTTTTGGATGTACCATATGCAAAAGCTGATGCAATGGCAAAACTCATCCCTGATGAGCTAGGAATTGATTTAAAGAGTTCATATGAGAAAGAACCAGCTATAAAAGAGCTTTGTGAAAGTGATGCCACTGCAAAAAGGGTATGGGAGTTTGCATTAGCACTTGAAGGCCTTAATAGAAATGCAGGGACACATGCAGCTGGTGTGGTAATAAGTAATGAGCCTTTATGGAAAAAGACACCACTTTTTAAGCCAAGTGGTATGGATACCATAGCTACACAATATAGTGGTAAATATGTAGAAGATGTAGATTTAATTAAGTTTGACTTTTTGGGTCTTAAAACACTTACTGTTATAGAAGAAGCAAATAAGTTAGTAGAGAAAAGACATGGTAAAAGGATAGATTTTAATCTTTGTGATGTAAATGACAAAAAAGTTTATGAGTTAATTCAAACTGGTAATACACTAGGATTATTTCAAATAGAATCATCTGGAATGCAACAATTAAATTCAAAATTAAAACCAACAAATTTTGAAGATATTATTGCCGTTTTAGCACTTTATCGTCCAGGTCCTATGGAAAGTGGGATGTTAAATGATTTTATTGAAAGAAAGCATGGGCGTGCAGAAATAGAGTATATGTTTCCTGAACTTGAACCAATATTGAAGCCAACTTATGGGGTAATTGTATATCAAGAACAGGTTATGCAAATAGTTCAAACTATAGGTGGATTTTCTCTTGGTGGTGCAGACTTAGTTAGACGGGCAATGGGTAAAAAGATCAAAGAAGAGATGGATAGGCTAAAAAGTCAGTTCGCTGATGGTGCACAAGAAAAAGGGTTTGATAGGGCAAAAAGTGAAGAACTATTTGATTTGATTGTAAAATTTGCTGGGTATGGTTTTAACAAATCCCATTCAGCTGCTTATGCAATGGTTACTTTTTATACTAGCTACCTAAAAGCATATTACCCAACAGAGTTTATGGCAGCACTTCTTACAAGTGAAAAAGATAAAACAGAAAAAGTTGTAAAATATGTTGATGAGGTAAAAAGGCTTGGTATTGGACTTTTACCTCCAGATATTAATAAATCTATACTTGATTTTAGTGCAACAACAGTAGATGGGCAAAATTTTATTTTATTTGGTTTAGGTGCTATAAAAGGCTCTGGTGAAGTTGCTATTAATTCAATTATAAGCTCAAGAGGAGATGAACCATTTCGTGATTTAAGTGATTTTATAAGTAGAATAGATGGTTCTAAAGTAAATAAGAAGGTAATAGAATCTTTAGCAAAATCTGGGGCACTTGATTGTTTTGGATATAGTAGAAAAGCAATTTTAGCTCAGATTGATACCATTTTAGAAGCATCTTCAAAAGTTTCAAGTGCAAAAAAAATGGCTACTGGTTCACTTTTTGGTGATGCAGAAGAGATGATAAGTATAGAACTTAGTATAAATCAAATGGAAGAATATGAGCCAAAAGAGATACTTGAACTTGAAAAAGAGACATTAGGATTTTATGTTTCTGGACATCCTCTAGATAAGTATAGAGATATGTTAGATAAAATGAATTATACATTAAGCTCTCAAATTGATGAACTAGGAGATAATTCACAGGCACTTTTTATTGGAAAAATTGAAGAAATCACTACAA contains:
- the dnaE gene encoding DNA polymerase III subunit alpha — translated: MSQVPQFTHLHLHTEYSLLDGANKIKELAKKVKEYGMNSVAMTDHGNMFGAIDFYKTMKSNGIKPIIGMEAYLHNNSELDDKSTKQRFHLCLYAKDFEGYQNLMYLSSQAYLNGFYYYPRINKKLLKEHSKGLICSAACLQGEINWHLNLANERNVKFGAKGYDRAKEIALEYKEIFGEDFYLEIMRHGIGDQHFVDEQIIRLSHETGIKIVATNDTHYLRADDAQPHEAFMCIAMNKSFDDPNRLKHSVHEFYLKTPQEIAKLYADIPEAIHNTQEIVNKCNLELKLGDPTPPNFKFTRDFAKEYNLELPENEVEYSLENDKVLFIYECKKGLEERLLLVDENQHEEYRQRLQTEIDIINNMKFPGYMLIVWDFVRVAKELGIPVGPGRGSAAGSLVAYALKITDIDPMKYDLLFERFLNPERVSMPDIDMDFCQARRQEVIDYVVQKYGRVNVAQIITFGKLLAKGVIRDVARVLDVPYAKADAMAKLIPDELGIDLKSSYEKEPAIKELCESDATAKRVWEFALALEGLNRNAGTHAAGVVISNEPLWKKTPLFKPSGMDTIATQYSGKYVEDVDLIKFDFLGLKTLTVIEEANKLVEKRHGKRIDFNLCDVNDKKVYELIQTGNTLGLFQIESSGMQQLNSKLKPTNFEDIIAVLALYRPGPMESGMLNDFIERKHGRAEIEYMFPELEPILKPTYGVIVYQEQVMQIVQTIGGFSLGGADLVRRAMGKKIKEEMDRLKSQFADGAQEKGFDRAKSEELFDLIVKFAGYGFNKSHSAAYAMVTFYTSYLKAYYPTEFMAALLTSEKDKTEKVVKYVDEVKRLGIGLLPPDINKSILDFSATTVDGQNFILFGLGAIKGSGEVAINSIISSRGDEPFRDLSDFISRIDGSKVNKKVIESLAKSGALDCFGYSRKAILAQIDTILEASSKVSSAKKMATGSLFGDAEEMISIELSINQMEEYEPKEILELEKETLGFYVSGHPLDKYRDMLDKMNYTLSSQIDELGDNSQALFIGKIEEITTKISKKGNKFGIANIMDLHGNIELMLFESKMEELKAFNLDDPLGFKVKISKDGDFTRMNLIKIESLEDAKKEKIKQKKVEPEIPPLTIEVHLSNNDKVLYDLFEVVSKNQGRQELNIVIKSKLADIVLQSGYKFDPKSHQALKDINGVFVL